One window of Brachybacterium ginsengisoli genomic DNA carries:
- a CDS encoding glycosyl hydrolase, with the protein MTSTPGPHHHPLETDGAPEQPARVPATGRVPHTAADVLGALAAPDPAARPLMRWWWFGPDVDRAELDRELEAMAAAGLGGAEVALVHPLRPGSPEYLSDEVLGHLRHAAERARALGLRLDVTLGSGWSYGGAHIGPEHAARRLRWERRDLGPEALSWELTPSWPGDQLVSVHLGEGLPPSGWELLALEDGRLEVPVGRGPRTLLIAWSEVTGQQVKRAAAGAEGPVVDHLSADAVRHHLDVVGGAVLGAVPAELLGSVFSDSLEVYRADWTAGLPEHFRRRRGYDLLPLLHLLEVRGPGAEDLREDYGRTLSELVEEGFVATCCRWAEEHGVRFRLQGYGQPPITLSAQRGAHLIEGEGAGWTSLTQSRWASSAAHLDRREVVSSEVWTWVHSPSFRATPLDLLGEAHEHLLLGITHFVGHGWPYSAPDVEGLGWTFYAAGALDDRNAWWPAMPALTAALTRLGAAMRLGEPGADVAVLLPYVDVRAARGSGHDLWAACRAHIGEQLPAVIRRAGYDLDLIDDDALPDLDPSRYPVVVLPRLSRLPAATTAWLDRVREAGGAVLSVESPAYPAGIPVRLASDARADGHLVDHATLSMAGAANDGADGGGDSALAAALRAVLPPPLQLTGDGGEVGTVRRRLSGADLHLLVNTGPTRRAVEVSLREPRAALSLHDPADPEGGAARPLPPDGARIELHPYQALLLLAADEALVGPVLPGEPGPSADLAAQPPIPLDGPWTAAHPGEQPRPITLPHLLVGAEAAETRPLLLETEVTLDEQAAQGPLVLDLGEGAPLPAAGGGSGYRALLEPPLREIAVVEVDGEEVGLLWRHPYRIDLTGRLRAGTTRLGLRIHGTTAAAAAAPENAEPAAAQVAAAREAYGERFQMQELERMLDGVAIGLGTVPVLRRHAD; encoded by the coding sequence ATGACCTCCACCCCCGGTCCGCACCACCACCCGCTCGAGACCGACGGCGCGCCCGAGCAGCCCGCCCGGGTGCCGGCGACGGGCCGGGTCCCGCACACCGCTGCCGACGTGCTCGGCGCGCTCGCCGCGCCGGACCCGGCGGCGCGGCCCCTGATGCGCTGGTGGTGGTTCGGTCCGGACGTGGACCGGGCGGAGCTGGACCGCGAGCTCGAAGCGATGGCGGCCGCCGGCCTCGGCGGGGCGGAGGTGGCCCTGGTCCATCCGCTGCGGCCGGGATCGCCGGAGTACCTCTCCGACGAGGTGCTGGGCCATCTGCGCCACGCCGCGGAGCGGGCTCGCGCGCTCGGGCTGCGGCTGGATGTGACGCTGGGCAGCGGATGGTCCTACGGCGGCGCGCACATCGGCCCCGAGCACGCCGCGCGCCGCCTGCGCTGGGAGCGTCGGGACCTCGGCCCGGAGGCGCTGAGCTGGGAGCTCACCCCGTCCTGGCCCGGGGATCAGCTGGTCTCGGTCCACCTCGGTGAGGGCCTGCCGCCCAGCGGCTGGGAGCTGCTCGCCCTCGAGGACGGCCGGCTAGAGGTCCCCGTCGGCCGGGGCCCCCGCACCCTGCTCATCGCCTGGTCGGAGGTGACCGGCCAGCAGGTCAAACGCGCCGCGGCAGGGGCCGAGGGCCCCGTCGTGGACCATCTCAGTGCCGATGCCGTGCGCCACCACCTCGACGTGGTGGGCGGTGCGGTGCTCGGCGCGGTCCCCGCCGAGCTGCTCGGCTCCGTGTTCAGCGACAGCCTCGAGGTGTACCGGGCGGACTGGACCGCGGGGCTGCCGGAGCACTTCCGCCGGCGGCGCGGATACGACCTGCTGCCGCTGCTGCACCTGCTGGAGGTGCGCGGCCCCGGTGCCGAGGATCTCCGCGAGGACTACGGCCGCACCCTCTCGGAGCTGGTCGAGGAGGGCTTCGTGGCGACCTGCTGCCGCTGGGCCGAGGAGCACGGGGTCCGCTTCCGCCTCCAGGGCTACGGCCAGCCGCCCATCACCCTCTCCGCCCAGCGCGGAGCGCATCTCATCGAGGGGGAGGGGGCGGGCTGGACCTCCCTGACGCAGTCCCGCTGGGCGTCCTCCGCCGCGCACCTGGACCGGCGCGAGGTGGTCTCCAGCGAGGTGTGGACCTGGGTGCACTCGCCGTCCTTCCGCGCGACGCCGCTGGACCTGCTGGGAGAGGCGCACGAGCATCTTCTGCTGGGGATCACCCACTTCGTGGGGCACGGCTGGCCCTACTCCGCCCCGGACGTGGAGGGGCTCGGCTGGACGTTCTACGCCGCCGGGGCGCTGGATGACCGCAACGCCTGGTGGCCCGCGATGCCCGCGCTGACCGCCGCCCTCACCCGCCTCGGCGCGGCGATGCGGCTCGGCGAGCCCGGCGCGGACGTCGCCGTGCTCCTCCCGTACGTCGACGTGCGTGCCGCCCGCGGCAGCGGCCACGACCTGTGGGCCGCGTGCCGGGCGCACATCGGCGAGCAGCTCCCGGCCGTGATCCGACGGGCCGGTTACGACCTCGACCTGATCGACGACGACGCCCTGCCGGACCTCGACCCCTCCCGGTACCCGGTGGTGGTGCTGCCGCGCCTGTCCCGCCTCCCCGCCGCGACGACGGCCTGGCTGGACCGGGTGCGGGAGGCCGGCGGCGCCGTGCTCTCGGTCGAGTCCCCGGCCTATCCGGCGGGCATCCCCGTGCGCCTGGCCTCGGACGCGCGGGCCGACGGGCACCTCGTCGACCATGCGACCCTCTCGATGGCGGGGGCCGCGAACGACGGGGCCGACGGGGGAGGGGACAGCGCCCTCGCCGCCGCCCTGCGCGCCGTGCTGCCGCCGCCGCTGCAGCTGACGGGCGACGGCGGCGAGGTGGGCACCGTGCGCCGCCGCCTCTCGGGCGCGGACCTGCATCTGCTGGTCAACACCGGGCCGACGCGCCGCGCGGTGGAGGTGTCGCTGCGGGAGCCGCGCGCCGCGCTGAGCCTCCACGACCCCGCCGACCCCGAGGGCGGCGCCGCCCGCCCGCTCCCGCCCGACGGGGCGAGGATCGAGCTTCACCCCTACCAGGCGCTCCTCCTGCTCGCCGCCGACGAGGCGCTGGTGGGACCGGTCCTGCCCGGCGAGCCGGGCCCGTCGGCCGACCTCGCAGCACAGCCGCCGATCCCGCTGGACGGTCCGTGGACCGCCGCGCACCCCGGCGAGCAGCCGCGCCCGATCACCCTGCCCCACCTCCTGGTCGGCGCCGAGGCGGCGGAGACGAGACCACTCCTGCTCGAGACCGAGGTGACCCTCGACGAGCAGGCCGCGCAGGGACCGCTCGTGCTCGACCTCGGTGAGGGCGCCCCGCTCCCGGCCGCGGGCGGCGGCAGCGGCTACCGTGCCCTGCTCGAACCACCGCTGCGCGAGATCGCCGTGGTCGAGGTGGACGGCGAGGAGGTGGGGCTGCTGTGGCGGCACCCGTACCGGATCGACCTCACCGGCCGGCTCCGCGCCGGCACCACGCGGCTCGGCCTGCGGATCCACGGCACCACCGCCGCGGCCGCCGCCGCGCCGGAGAACGCCGAGCCGGCGGCGGCCCAGGTGGCCGCCGCGCGGGAGGCCTACGGCGAACGCTTCCAGATGCAGGAGCTCGAGCGGATGCTCGACGGCGTCGCGATCGGCCTGGGGACCGTGCCGGTGCTGCGACGTCACGCCGACTGA
- a CDS encoding ABC transporter permease has protein sequence MTAGVSTPDARPGPRPAARPKPSIGHRIYHSFVLRRLLRSIFVIWVVASGVFLMVRLLPGNPVDVYINQQIGLYGKSYDQAAAEAQNYFRFDPSTPIWRQYIDYLAGLLHGDMGTSIATPGVTVTEKIAQYLPWTLYSVGLALLISISIGLILGMIMAYRRGGIIDHAVSIIGSGFHAIPNYLLAILIVVVGAVQLGVIDYTRMRGNVSPGVTPELSFRFLSDIGYHATLPMITYILTTVGTWALIMKASTTQVLGEDYVTVAKARGLKESRIQTNYVGRNALLPLIAQIATQAGFIVGGAIFVEQTFSYEGVGLLLFESINSRDYPTIQGVLLVVTITVVLANLAADLVNAALDPRIRLGEGGAA, from the coding sequence ATGACCGCTGGAGTGTCGACCCCCGACGCCCGACCCGGGCCCCGCCCGGCCGCGCGCCCGAAACCCTCGATCGGGCACCGCATCTATCACTCGTTCGTGCTGCGGCGCCTGCTGCGCTCGATCTTCGTGATCTGGGTGGTCGCCTCCGGGGTGTTCCTCATGGTGCGCCTGCTGCCCGGCAACCCGGTGGACGTCTACATCAACCAGCAGATCGGCCTGTACGGCAAGAGCTACGACCAGGCGGCCGCCGAGGCGCAGAACTACTTCCGCTTCGATCCCTCGACCCCGATCTGGCGCCAGTACATCGACTATCTGGCCGGCTTGCTGCACGGCGACATGGGCACCTCGATCGCGACGCCCGGCGTCACGGTGACGGAGAAGATCGCCCAGTACCTGCCGTGGACGCTGTACAGCGTGGGCCTGGCCCTGCTGATCTCGATCTCCATCGGCCTGATCCTCGGCATGATCATGGCGTACCGCCGCGGCGGCATCATCGACCACGCCGTCTCGATCATCGGCAGCGGCTTCCACGCGATCCCCAACTACCTGCTGGCGATCCTCATCGTGGTGGTCGGCGCCGTCCAGCTGGGCGTCATCGACTACACCCGCATGCGCGGCAACGTCTCCCCGGGCGTCACCCCGGAGCTGTCCTTCCGGTTCCTCTCGGACATCGGGTACCACGCGACGCTGCCGATGATCACCTACATCCTCACCACCGTGGGGACCTGGGCGCTGATCATGAAGGCCTCCACCACCCAGGTGCTCGGCGAGGACTACGTGACCGTCGCGAAGGCGCGCGGCCTCAAGGAGTCCCGCATCCAGACCAACTACGTCGGCCGCAACGCCCTGCTGCCGCTGATCGCGCAGATCGCGACCCAGGCCGGATTCATCGTGGGCGGCGCGATCTTCGTCGAGCAGACCTTCTCCTACGAGGGCGTCGGCCTGCTGCTGTTCGAGTCGATCAACTCGCGTGACTACCCCACCATCCAGGGCGTGCTGCTGGTCGTGACCATCACGGTCGTGCTCGCGAACCTCGCCGCCGACCTCGTCAACGCCGCGCTCGACCCGCGGATCCGCCTCGGAGAAGGAGGTGCGGCATGA
- a CDS encoding ABC transporter permease, with the protein MTATSPPVSTDPGVPVPAKAAGVSPLRRLLNELTRSTSGFIGLLLVLLILLISLVGPLIMGTHVAGDPARAWEAPSGEHWLGLEGAGKDTLHLLVTGGRTVLMVGFLAAAITTVIAVAIGSLAGYFGGRFDAVMLQLTDIVMTVPQIVLLAVVGAFYKLDSPMLLAVIIGVLSWPVLMRSIRAQVLSLKEREFVEAAQLLDVGWVRIVFGEIVPNMASYILINFIIAVTNAIYAMVGLYLLGLAPQKGSNWGIMINDAWTKGAMFNPDAMPYIIAPVTMIVLLQLGLILLTRTLEEILNPRLRDR; encoded by the coding sequence ATGACCGCCACGTCACCCCCGGTCAGCACCGACCCGGGCGTCCCGGTCCCCGCGAAGGCCGCCGGCGTCAGCCCGCTGCGCCGCCTGCTGAACGAGCTCACCCGCAGCACCTCGGGCTTCATCGGGCTCCTGCTGGTCCTGCTCATCCTGCTGATCTCCCTGGTGGGGCCGCTGATCATGGGCACCCACGTGGCCGGGGATCCGGCCCGCGCCTGGGAGGCCCCCAGCGGCGAGCACTGGCTGGGGCTCGAGGGCGCCGGCAAGGACACCCTCCACCTCCTGGTCACCGGCGGTCGCACGGTGCTGATGGTCGGCTTCCTCGCCGCCGCCATCACCACCGTGATCGCCGTGGCGATCGGCTCGCTGGCCGGCTACTTCGGCGGCCGCTTCGACGCCGTGATGCTGCAGCTGACCGACATCGTGATGACGGTGCCGCAGATCGTGCTGCTGGCCGTGGTGGGTGCCTTCTACAAGCTGGACTCGCCGATGCTGCTCGCCGTGATCATCGGCGTGCTGAGCTGGCCGGTGCTGATGCGCTCGATCCGCGCCCAGGTGCTCTCCCTCAAGGAGCGCGAGTTCGTCGAGGCGGCGCAGCTGCTCGACGTGGGCTGGGTGCGCATCGTGTTCGGGGAGATCGTCCCCAACATGGCCAGCTACATCCTCATCAACTTCATCATCGCGGTCACCAACGCGATCTACGCGATGGTGGGCCTCTACCTGCTGGGTCTCGCCCCGCAGAAGGGCAGCAACTGGGGAATCATGATCAACGACGCGTGGACCAAGGGCGCGATGTTCAACCCCGACGCGATGCCGTACATCATCGCGCCGGTCACGATGATCGTGCTGCTCCAGCTGGGCCTGATCCTCCTGACCCGCACCCTCGAAGAGATCCTCAACCCCCGACTGAGGGACCGCTGA
- a CDS encoding ABC transporter ATP-binding protein — MNETTQNPQPAPTPQNAQGEPVLSVRDLEVAYRTGKDSRVRALRGVSFDLHPQSSLALVGESGSGKTTLGLALLRLLPTLGEITSGSVEFTGEDGRKRDVTAMTASQLRRWRWSEAAMVFQGAQNAFNPVLTIGQQMADTLKDHSPGRIGRREILERSAEALRSVRLEPRRVLSSYPHELSGGMKQRALIATGLLLRPRLLVLDEPTTALDILTQRTVIDLLAELREEYGFAMIFISHDLALAAELADRVVTMYAGKVIETGSTQDIFTAPKHPYTSKLINAVPPVTGDLPELASIPGAPPSLATLPPGCAFAPRCELATDECRQVEPELITLTERPKDMTHAAACIHHDQVHHERKVIARA, encoded by the coding sequence ATGAACGAGACCACGCAGAACCCCCAGCCCGCCCCGACCCCGCAGAACGCCCAGGGGGAGCCCGTGCTCTCCGTGCGCGACCTCGAGGTCGCCTACCGCACCGGCAAGGACAGCAGGGTCCGCGCGCTGCGCGGGGTCAGCTTCGACCTCCACCCCCAGAGCTCGCTCGCCCTGGTCGGGGAGTCCGGCAGCGGGAAGACGACGCTGGGCCTCGCCCTGCTGCGCCTGCTGCCCACCCTCGGCGAGATCACCAGCGGCTCCGTGGAGTTCACCGGGGAGGACGGCCGGAAGCGGGATGTCACCGCGATGACCGCCTCCCAGCTGCGTCGCTGGCGCTGGTCCGAGGCGGCCATGGTGTTCCAGGGCGCGCAGAACGCCTTCAACCCGGTGCTCACGATCGGCCAGCAGATGGCCGACACCCTCAAGGACCACTCCCCGGGCCGGATCGGCCGCCGGGAGATCCTCGAGCGCTCCGCCGAGGCCCTCCGCTCCGTGCGCCTCGAGCCCCGGCGCGTGCTGAGCAGCTACCCGCACGAGCTCTCCGGCGGCATGAAGCAGCGCGCCCTCATCGCCACCGGCCTGCTCCTGCGCCCGCGCCTGCTGGTGCTGGACGAGCCGACCACGGCGCTGGACATCCTCACCCAGCGCACCGTGATCGACCTGCTCGCGGAGCTGCGCGAGGAGTACGGGTTCGCGATGATCTTCATCTCTCACGACCTTGCGCTCGCCGCGGAGCTCGCCGACCGCGTGGTGACGATGTACGCCGGGAAGGTCATCGAGACCGGATCCACCCAGGACATCTTCACCGCACCGAAGCACCCGTACACGTCCAAGCTGATCAACGCGGTGCCGCCGGTGACCGGCGACCTGCCGGAGCTGGCCTCCATCCCCGGGGCGCCGCCGTCGCTCGCGACCCTGCCCCCCGGCTGCGCCTTCGCGCCCCGCTGCGAGCTCGCCACCGACGAGTGCCGGCAGGTCGAGCCCGAGCTGATCACCCTCACCGAGCGGCCGAAGGACATGACCCACGCCGCCGCCTGCATCCATCACGATCAGGTCCACCACGAACGGAAGGTGATCGCGCGTGCCTGA
- a CDS encoding ABC transporter ATP-binding protein, with amino-acid sequence MPETTPDPSARPAAPLIELDGASQVFHVKGKDLPAVSDVSLSVGAGEVLCLVGESGSGKTTTARLAAGLASPTSGAVRYEGRDLTEMTRAERREYRRAVQYIHQDPYASLNPIRSVRSTLSIPLRKHGLAKTTAEVDRRVDELLTTVDLTPPESYSGKFPHQMSGGQRQRVSVARGLTLSPRLLIADESTSMLDVSIRVSLLNMLTKLRKEEGVGFIYITHDLALAKYFAWEGRTAVMYLGKIVEVGPTQQVINNPQHPYTRALLDAVPEPDPELAAQKKAGGGLLSADIPSLSDLPTGCTFHPRCPLAQDRCREVVPTLQPVPGDVVQDVACMVVTDPGADGRPTAAAAGTTGGGGGGGGVP; translated from the coding sequence GTGCCTGAGACCACCCCCGACCCCTCGGCCCGTCCCGCCGCCCCGCTCATCGAGCTCGACGGCGCCTCGCAGGTCTTCCACGTCAAGGGCAAGGACCTCCCCGCGGTCTCCGACGTCTCGCTGAGCGTCGGAGCGGGCGAGGTGCTGTGCCTGGTCGGCGAGTCCGGCAGCGGGAAGACCACCACCGCCCGCCTCGCCGCGGGCCTCGCCTCGCCGACCTCCGGAGCGGTGCGCTACGAGGGCAGGGACCTCACCGAGATGACCCGTGCGGAGCGCCGCGAGTACCGGCGCGCCGTGCAGTACATCCACCAGGATCCCTACGCCTCCCTCAACCCGATCCGCTCGGTGCGCAGCACGCTGTCCATCCCGCTGCGGAAGCATGGCCTGGCGAAGACCACCGCCGAGGTGGACCGACGGGTCGACGAGCTGCTGACCACGGTGGACCTCACCCCGCCGGAGAGCTACAGCGGGAAGTTCCCGCACCAGATGTCCGGCGGTCAGCGCCAGCGCGTGTCCGTCGCCCGAGGGCTCACCCTCTCGCCGCGGCTGCTCATCGCGGACGAGTCCACCTCGATGCTCGACGTGTCGATCCGGGTGAGCCTGCTGAACATGCTCACCAAGCTCCGCAAGGAGGAGGGCGTCGGCTTCATCTACATCACCCACGACCTGGCGCTCGCGAAGTACTTCGCGTGGGAGGGCCGCACGGCGGTGATGTACCTGGGCAAGATCGTCGAGGTGGGCCCCACCCAGCAGGTCATCAACAACCCGCAGCACCCGTACACCAGGGCGCTGCTGGACGCGGTCCCCGAGCCCGACCCGGAGCTCGCCGCGCAGAAGAAGGCCGGGGGAGGCCTGCTCAGCGCGGACATCCCCAGCCTGTCCGACCTCCCCACCGGGTGCACCTTCCACCCGCGCTGCCCTCTCGCGCAGGACCGCTGCCGCGAGGTCGTCCCGACCCTCCAGCCCGTCCCCGGCGACGTCGTCCAGGACGTCGCCTGCATGGTCGTGACGGATCCCGGGGCCGACGGGAGGCCGACGGCCGCCGCAGCCGGCACCACCGGCGGCGGGGGCGGAGGGGGTGGTGTCCCGTGA
- a CDS encoding ABC transporter substrate-binding protein, which translates to MSMNWTRRDLLKTVGLTTAVGAGMVACAPAEPEGGGSGEGGAATAFHGAWPYMAAPEGHFNFAAQPYAGVPTVILGDGPYRDLLVPPSALWLWKDKKWEYLLAESHELDASGGTLTVKIKPDLTWSDGSALTSQDFLTTFYVQFIQRAASWDFITGLEAPDDTTVVVNFENPPAVLERYVLKSNILSTAQYGEWGDRAKAIVEAGGSMDEGDGEKLGTDFQAFKPENVIVSGPYDFDYDTITNTQLTLVRNKTGYGADKVTFDNLVMYNGETTEITSLVQSGDVDYATHGFAPASEKPFESAGYTILRPPVYSGPALYLNQDRFPEFADVRTRKAFAYLLDRATIGQIALAESGKAVVNMVGFSDNFVDDWLTDEVKGKIEKYELDLEKATSLLEEAGWTKDGDAWKTPEGKAAAYEIQFPQTYADWSAAGKNVAEQFGEFGISVTARGLDDKQAPIDVDKGDFEMAMQAWGSSAHPHPHFSFVQDLFVHNIPIAKNQGGKGYGFPLQDVETSAGTVDLEKIVTESGEGLDVEDQKKNVSVAALAFNELLPIIPLFERYGNNPALEGVRVQGFPKDGDPILENAPYADNFVVLKMFRGEITPVEG; encoded by the coding sequence ATGAGCATGAACTGGACCCGACGCGACCTCCTCAAGACGGTGGGTCTGACCACCGCCGTCGGTGCGGGCATGGTCGCCTGCGCCCCGGCCGAGCCCGAGGGCGGCGGCAGCGGCGAGGGCGGGGCCGCCACCGCCTTCCACGGCGCCTGGCCGTACATGGCCGCCCCCGAGGGGCACTTCAACTTCGCCGCGCAGCCCTATGCGGGCGTGCCGACCGTCATCCTCGGCGACGGCCCGTACCGCGATCTGCTGGTGCCGCCGTCGGCCCTGTGGCTGTGGAAGGACAAGAAGTGGGAGTACCTCCTCGCGGAGTCCCATGAGCTCGATGCCAGCGGCGGAACCCTCACCGTGAAGATCAAGCCCGATCTGACGTGGAGCGACGGCTCGGCGCTGACCTCGCAGGACTTCCTGACCACGTTCTACGTGCAGTTCATCCAGCGCGCTGCCTCGTGGGACTTCATCACCGGCCTCGAGGCCCCGGACGACACGACCGTCGTGGTCAACTTCGAGAACCCCCCGGCCGTGCTCGAGCGCTACGTGCTCAAGAGCAACATCCTCTCCACCGCGCAGTACGGCGAGTGGGGCGATCGGGCGAAGGCGATCGTCGAGGCCGGCGGGTCGATGGACGAGGGCGACGGCGAGAAGCTCGGCACCGACTTCCAGGCCTTCAAGCCCGAGAACGTGATCGTCTCCGGTCCCTACGACTTCGACTACGACACGATCACCAACACCCAGCTCACGCTGGTGCGCAACAAGACCGGCTACGGGGCCGACAAGGTCACCTTCGACAACCTGGTCATGTACAACGGCGAGACCACCGAGATCACCTCGCTCGTGCAGTCCGGGGACGTCGACTACGCGACCCACGGCTTCGCCCCGGCCTCGGAGAAGCCCTTCGAGTCCGCCGGCTACACGATCCTGCGCCCGCCGGTGTACTCGGGACCGGCCCTGTACCTCAACCAGGACCGATTCCCGGAGTTCGCCGATGTGCGCACCCGCAAGGCCTTCGCCTACCTCCTGGACCGCGCGACGATCGGCCAGATCGCCCTCGCGGAGTCGGGCAAGGCCGTGGTGAACATGGTCGGCTTCTCCGACAACTTCGTCGACGATTGGCTGACCGACGAGGTCAAGGGCAAGATCGAGAAGTACGAGCTCGATCTCGAGAAGGCCACCTCGCTCCTCGAGGAGGCGGGCTGGACGAAGGACGGCGACGCCTGGAAGACCCCCGAGGGCAAGGCCGCCGCGTACGAGATCCAGTTCCCGCAGACCTACGCGGACTGGTCGGCGGCCGGCAAGAACGTCGCCGAGCAGTTCGGCGAGTTCGGCATCTCGGTGACCGCCCGCGGGCTCGACGACAAGCAGGCCCCGATCGACGTCGACAAGGGCGACTTCGAGATGGCGATGCAGGCCTGGGGCTCCTCCGCCCACCCGCACCCGCACTTCTCCTTCGTGCAGGACCTCTTCGTGCACAACATCCCGATCGCGAAGAACCAGGGCGGCAAGGGCTATGGCTTCCCGCTGCAGGACGTCGAGACCTCCGCCGGGACGGTGGACCTCGAGAAGATCGTCACCGAGTCCGGTGAGGGCCTCGACGTCGAGGACCAGAAGAAGAACGTCTCCGTCGCGGCACTGGCGTTCAACGAGCTGCTCCCGATCATCCCGCTCTTCGAGCGGTACGGGAACAACCCCGCGCTCGAGGGCGTGCGGGTGCAGGGCTTCCCGAAGGACGGGGACCCGATCCTCGAGAACGCGCCGTACGCGGACAACTTCGTGGTGCTGAAGATGTTCCGCGGCGAGATCACCCCCGTCGAGGGCTGA
- a CDS encoding ABC transporter substrate-binding protein, which translates to MLSRRHALALLAAAGTVPALASCGPNAQSSSGEGSGLRVYWWGAELRAGLTQEVLDLYSKDHPDPTISPEYSEWSSYWDKLATQTAGGAAPDIIQMDEAYIDSYGSKGSLLDLDTVKDSLDLSSMDEAILETGRLSDGTLVGAPNGFNLYATGMNPTLLEKAGIDLPDDTTWTWDDFLALSKEISEWGKSSGEKVFGTSGFGRGSGDLAAWARQSGNQQLFPREDEEMVTKDTIVSLLEYSVSLGDQGAAPEAAAQIENAGASLEQGMFATNLCAFQQVPSSQILTFQDSTGEPLKLLRMPARESGQAAMVNKASMYWSLSAKTGDAEAAAALTSFMLTDPGAAEILKIERGIPAFPEIQEAVRPQLSEGELVSLDFAQEMQKEVVKPPVVTPASGVGFGDEYTRVAESVLFGQTSPSDAADEILEILTGMQPEG; encoded by the coding sequence ATGCTCAGCCGTCGCCATGCCCTCGCCCTGCTCGCCGCAGCGGGCACCGTCCCCGCCCTCGCCTCGTGCGGCCCCAACGCCCAGAGCTCCTCGGGCGAGGGCTCCGGCCTGCGCGTGTACTGGTGGGGAGCCGAGCTCCGCGCCGGCCTCACGCAGGAGGTGCTCGACCTCTACTCGAAGGACCACCCCGATCCGACGATCTCCCCGGAGTACTCGGAGTGGTCGAGCTACTGGGACAAGCTCGCCACCCAGACCGCGGGCGGCGCCGCCCCGGACATCATCCAGATGGACGAGGCGTACATCGACTCCTACGGCAGCAAGGGCTCCCTGCTCGACCTCGACACCGTCAAGGACTCGCTGGACCTCTCCTCGATGGACGAGGCGATCCTCGAGACGGGCCGACTCTCCGACGGGACGCTCGTGGGCGCGCCGAACGGCTTCAACCTCTACGCCACCGGCATGAACCCCACCCTGCTGGAGAAGGCCGGGATCGACCTCCCCGACGACACCACCTGGACCTGGGACGACTTCCTCGCCCTCAGCAAGGAGATCAGCGAGTGGGGCAAGAGCTCCGGGGAGAAGGTCTTCGGGACCAGCGGCTTCGGCCGCGGCTCCGGCGATCTCGCGGCCTGGGCCCGCCAGAGCGGGAACCAGCAGCTGTTCCCCCGTGAGGACGAGGAGATGGTCACCAAGGACACGATCGTCTCCCTCCTCGAGTACAGCGTCAGCCTCGGCGACCAGGGCGCCGCACCCGAGGCCGCAGCCCAGATCGAGAACGCCGGCGCCAGCCTCGAGCAGGGCATGTTCGCCACCAACCTCTGCGCCTTCCAGCAGGTGCCGAGCTCCCAGATCCTCACCTTCCAGGACTCCACCGGCGAGCCGCTCAAGCTGCTGCGCATGCCGGCCCGGGAGAGCGGGCAGGCGGCGATGGTCAACAAGGCCTCGATGTACTGGTCGCTCAGCGCGAAGACCGGCGACGCCGAGGCCGCCGCGGCCCTGACCAGCTTCATGCTCACCGACCCCGGCGCCGCCGAGATCCTCAAGATCGAGCGCGGCATCCCCGCCTTCCCCGAGATCCAGGAGGCGGTGCGCCCGCAGCTCTCGGAGGGCGAGCTCGTCTCCCTCGACTTCGCCCAGGAGATGCAGAAGGAGGTCGTGAAGCCGCCGGTGGTCACCCCGGCCAGCGGCGTCGGCTTCGGCGACGAGTACACCCGCGTCGCGGAGTCGGTGCTCTTCGGCCAGACCTCGCCCTCCGATGCGGCCGACGAGATCCTCGAGATCCTCACCGGGATGCAGCCCGAGGGCTGA